The Candidatus Malacoplasma girerdii genome has a segment encoding these proteins:
- a CDS encoding S4 domain-containing protein, with product MKQKCVFNITTEYIQLQQLLKLLNFIPTGGYARNFLVTNNVYVNGVIEKRRGKKLYPNDEIMIKNTLIVIKKESY from the coding sequence ATGAAACAAAAGTGTGTTTTTAATATTACTACTGAATACATTCAATTACAGCAATTATTAAAACTTCTTAATTTCATTCCTACAGGTGGATATGCCCGAAATTTTCTTGTTACCAACAATGTATATGTTAATGGTGTAATTGAAAAACGTCGCGGTAAAAAACTTTATCCAAATGATGAAATTATGATTAAAAACACACTAATTGTAATTAAAAAAGAAAGTTATTAA
- the ptsH gene encoding phosphocarrier HPr protein, which yields MKSTVVKIIDPIGIHARPASKIANEASKYKSEITFIIDGRTANAKSLINLMALGAKTNNKIEIQAKGVDEDDAISGIEKVMKEVKLI from the coding sequence ATGAAATCAACTGTTGTAAAAATTATTGATCCAATTGGAATTCACGCTCGTCCTGCAAGTAAAATTGCAAATGAAGCTAGTAAATATAAAAGTGAAATCACTTTTATTATTGATGGACGAACTGCAAATGCTAAATCACTAATTAACTTAATGGCTTTAGGTGCTAAAACTAATAATAAAATTGAAATCCAAGCTAAAGGTGTGGATGAAGATGATGCTATTAGTGGCATTGAAAAAGTAATGAAAGAAGTTAAATTAATTTAA
- a CDS encoding amino acid permease, which yields MDKMKKEKKSFSNKKPVLNEKEKKISFFSAILLVIGSTIGAGIFVKNEEIIGNNSGSLIFVIISWLLSIIAVVCMGISLIEINSASKNANLGVIGWIKDFGNKFLFKSGKYFMAFIYLPINLFVMPLYVVQTIQDAFGWQTEWWISFIIALSLVLWFTIISGFSTKALNIQNWIITSVKFIPIVFAILIGFILYGINKSGATPPSPWPVLDWNQGSHQLLTRLVPGLGIIGSLPSIIFSFDGFYTTAGMQSEMKKPEKTGLAIVSGLLIVSVIDLLITVSLLLCSTGKVGSITFFNEHRWVLATINIMIAFGILGIINGYSGYNPRYYEGLIYANELKVFKKWEKQLNPHRPVVGVKLVLLTVIPAFIVLSIIGAFAFIDTTGYGTVEIFNIFTNKPATGYNDGKYALGGNLNNLYSFCDTMANWTSILIFGFITVVLIGGIINRKTKKLQVKQLKGFTIYALISSIIIGISIIYLVVSVFVNIALVISWHKDIGQAVSNETYQYKQWIKDLLGVTISLGVLILFIVVMTLPSYLEIRKERLDHNRK from the coding sequence ATGGATAAAATGAAAAAGGAAAAAAAATCTTTTAGCAATAAAAAACCAGTTCTTAACGAGAAAGAAAAGAAAATTTCTTTCTTTAGTGCTATTTTATTAGTGATTGGAAGCACAATTGGAGCTGGTATTTTTGTTAAAAATGAAGAAATTATTGGCAACAATAGCGGAAGTTTAATTTTTGTAATTATTTCATGATTATTATCGATCATTGCTGTTGTTTGCATGGGGATAAGTTTAATTGAAATTAATTCAGCCAGCAAAAATGCTAATTTAGGAGTAATTGGATGAATTAAAGATTTTGGTAATAAATTTTTATTTAAAAGCGGTAAATACTTTATGGCTTTTATTTATTTACCAATTAACTTGTTCGTCATGCCTTTGTATGTAGTTCAAACAATTCAAGATGCATTTGGATGGCAAACTGAATGGTGGATTAGTTTTATTATTGCACTGTCATTAGTATTGTGATTTACCATCATTAGTGGTTTTTCAACAAAAGCGTTGAATATTCAAAATTGAATCATTACTAGTGTTAAGTTTATTCCAATTGTTTTTGCTATTTTAATTGGTTTTATTTTATATGGTATTAATAAAAGTGGAGCAACTCCTCCAAGTCCTTGACCAGTTCTAGATTGAAACCAAGGTAGTCACCAATTATTAACAAGATTAGTTCCTGGTTTAGGAATTATTGGTAGTTTACCGTCAATTATTTTTAGCTTTGATGGTTTCTATACAACTGCAGGAATGCAAAGCGAAATGAAAAAACCTGAAAAAACAGGTTTAGCAATTGTTAGTGGATTATTAATTGTTTCTGTGATTGATTTGCTAATTACTGTCTCTTTATTATTATGCTCAACTGGTAAAGTTGGTAGCATTACTTTTTTTAATGAACACCGATGGGTTCTAGCAACAATAAACATTATGATTGCTTTTGGAATTCTAGGGATTATTAATGGATATAGTGGATATAATCCACGTTATTATGAAGGTTTAATTTATGCAAACGAATTAAAAGTTTTTAAAAAATGAGAAAAACAATTAAACCCACACCGACCAGTTGTAGGTGTTAAATTAGTATTATTGACAGTAATTCCTGCTTTTATTGTTTTAAGTATCATTGGTGCTTTTGCTTTTATTGATACAACAGGATATGGAACGGTTGAAATTTTTAATATTTTTACAAATAAACCAGCAACTGGATACAATGATGGTAAGTATGCACTTGGTGGTAATTTAAATAATTTATATTCGTTCTGTGATACGATGGCTAATTGAACATCAATTTTAATTTTTGGATTTATTACAGTTGTTTTAATTGGTGGAATTATTAATAGAAAAACTAAAAAACTTCAAGTTAAACAGCTTAAAGGTTTTACCATCTATGCATTAATTAGTTCAATTATTATTGGTATATCAATTATTTATTTAGTTGTTTCAGTATTTGTTAACATTGCTTTAGTAATTAGCTGACATAAAGATATTGGCCAAGCCGTTAGTAATGAAACATATCAATACAAACAATGAATTAAAGATCTATTAGGGGTAACAATTTCACTAGGTGTATTAATACTTTTTATTGTGGTTATGACATTACCAAGTTATTTAGAAATTAGAAAAGAAAGACTAGATCATAATAGAAAATAA
- the rplA gene encoding 50S ribosomal protein L1 — translation MAGKKYLEAKKLVDSKKIYSVAEAVALAKKTSFSKFKGAIDIAIKLNVDTTKVEQQLRGTMTLPHYYGKVNRILVIDDSVSEAEAKKAGADFFGGDEKIAEIKDGWLDFDVLITSPKFMPKLSKLGKILGPKGLMPNPKLGTITTKVIDTIKEFKGGKSTYRTDTYGNVHMVVGKVDAKDTDVVENIEALINFIASKRPSTIKGEYIKSIYISASMGPSIRIR, via the coding sequence ATGGCCGGTAAAAAATATTTAGAAGCTAAAAAACTTGTTGACTCTAAGAAAATTTATTCAGTAGCTGAAGCTGTAGCATTAGCTAAAAAGACTTCATTCAGTAAATTTAAAGGAGCAATTGATATTGCCATTAAATTAAATGTTGACACAACTAAAGTTGAACAACAATTAAGAGGAACAATGACTTTACCACATTATTATGGAAAAGTTAATCGAATTTTAGTGATTGATGATAGTGTTAGTGAAGCTGAAGCTAAAAAAGCCGGAGCTGATTTCTTTGGTGGTGATGAAAAAATTGCTGAAATTAAAGATGGATGATTAGATTTTGATGTTCTAATTACTAGTCCTAAATTCATGCCAAAATTGTCAAAACTTGGTAAAATTCTTGGTCCAAAAGGTTTAATGCCTAACCCAAAATTAGGAACAATTACTACTAAAGTGATTGATACTATTAAAGAATTCAAGGGTGGAAAATCAACTTATCGAACTGATACATATGGTAATGTACATATGGTTGTAGGAAAAGTTGATGCTAAAGATACTGATGTAGTTGAAAACATTGAAGCATTGATTAATTTTATTGCTTCAAAACGTCCAAGTACTATTAAAGGTGAATATATTAAATCAATCTATATCAGTGCTTCAATGGGTCCAAGCATTCGTATTCGATAA
- the rplK gene encoding 50S ribosomal protein L11: MAAKEKKITRIAKIQLIGGQAKPGPALASIGINMAEFTKQFNDLTRKDRNGDVVPCIITAYQDKTFDFVIKSTPASVLLKRVAKIEKAGKNQLTDNVATISKEQALEIAKAKMADLNAYDEEGALRMIAGTAKQMGIKIKDVDLTPRKTEKMKGAN; encoded by the coding sequence GTGGCTGCAAAAGAAAAGAAAATTACTCGAATTGCCAAGATTCAATTAATTGGTGGCCAAGCAAAACCAGGACCAGCATTAGCATCAATTGGAATTAACATGGCTGAATTCACTAAACAATTTAACGATTTAACTCGTAAAGATCGTAATGGTGATGTTGTTCCATGTATAATTACCGCTTACCAAGATAAAACATTTGATTTCGTCATTAAATCAACTCCAGCAAGCGTTTTATTAAAACGTGTTGCTAAAATTGAAAAAGCTGGTAAAAATCAATTAACTGATAATGTTGCAACTATTTCTAAAGAACAAGCTTTAGAAATTGCTAAAGCTAAAATGGCTGATCTTAATGCCTATGATGAAGAAGGTGCATTAAGAATGATCGCAGGAACAGCAAAGCAAATGGGAATTAAGATCAAGGATGTTGATTTAACTCCACGTAAAACTGAAAAAATGAAAGGAGCTAACTAA
- a CDS encoding site-specific DNA-methyltransferase, protein MQSIYEIGNILRELGFWVINDIVWLKSNHTPNFSGSRLNNSYETIIWASKSKQSKFTFNYKTGKLLNNGKQMSSVWTFPVCSGNERLKDSDGNKLHSTQKPIALIKRIINLFTRPNDLVINPFGGTMTTAVACKMTNRRYTMIEMDEKYVKYGIKRINSTLNEVNDINNATADIEPIKVSFKEMVGNNIFKINEPFVHKNGKQALLANEKGYLTFENKTVSMHDMAGLLSNKTNRLNGFDYFSVYRNGKLVSINELRNQYRKQVEANK, encoded by the coding sequence ATGCAATCAATTTACGAAATTGGTAACATTCTTCGTGAATTAGGTTTTTGAGTAATTAATGATATCGTTTGATTAAAATCTAATCACACTCCTAATTTTAGTGGTTCAAGATTAAATAATAGTTATGAAACTATTATTTGAGCTTCAAAATCAAAACAATCTAAATTTACTTTTAATTACAAAACTGGTAAGTTATTAAATAACGGAAAACAAATGAGTTCAGTATGAACTTTCCCAGTTTGTAGTGGTAATGAACGTCTTAAAGATAGTGATGGCAACAAATTGCATTCAACACAAAAACCCATTGCTTTAATTAAACGTATCATCAATCTTTTTACAAGACCAAACGATTTAGTAATTAATCCATTTGGTGGAACAATGACTACTGCTGTTGCATGTAAAATGACTAATCGTCGTTATACAATGATTGAAATGGATGAAAAATACGTTAAGTATGGTATTAAACGTATTAATTCAACATTAAATGAAGTTAATGATATTAATAATGCAACTGCTGATATTGAACCAATTAAAGTTTCTTTTAAAGAAATGGTTGGAAATAACATTTTTAAAATTAATGAACCGTTTGTGCATAAAAATGGTAAACAAGCATTATTAGCCAATGAAAAAGGTTATTTAACCTTTGAAAATAAAACCGTTTCAATGCATGATATGGCTGGATTACTATCTAATAAAACCAATCGTTTAAATGGTTTTGATTACTTTAGTGTCTATCGAAATGGTAAATTAGTTTCAATTAATGAACTACGCAATCAATATCGTAAGCAAGTTGAAGCTAATAAATAA
- a CDS encoding type II restriction endonuclease, with the protein MFVELNEILSFYSSKMHINQNIYRDILIKLIKYPERYCVLFRPSSIKTKIIQNITQSYEIKFGDFIEEITSLYLQRMGYRLLNNTIKTNTHELLKIDQLFTNNETIYLVEQKIRDDHDSTKKRGQILNFIHKILAVKNIYPNKKICASMWFVDELFTKNKNFYLEQINKEQISDVTMVTRISEIVFSFFW; encoded by the coding sequence ATGTTTGTTGAATTAAATGAAATATTAAGTTTTTATTCATCAAAAATGCACATTAACCAAAATATTTATCGTGATATTTTAATAAAGCTAATTAAATATCCAGAACGATACTGTGTTTTGTTTCGCCCAAGCAGCATTAAAACAAAAATTATTCAAAACATCACGCAAAGTTATGAAATAAAATTTGGTGATTTTATTGAAGAGATAACTTCATTATACTTACAACGAATGGGTTATCGATTATTAAATAACACTATTAAAACTAACACTCATGAATTATTAAAAATTGATCAGTTATTCACTAATAATGAAACGATATATTTAGTTGAACAAAAAATTCGTGATGATCATGATTCAACTAAAAAACGTGGACAAATTTTAAACTTTATTCATAAAATTCTTGCTGTTAAAAATATTTATCCAAATAAAAAGATTTGTGCTTCTATGTGATTTGTTGATGAACTCTTTACTAAAAATAAAAATTTTTATCTTGAACAAATAAACAAAGAACAAATTTCTGATGTTACAATGGTTACAAGGATAAGTGAGATAGTTTTTTCCTTCTTTTGATAA
- a CDS encoding rubrerythrin has product MKSLKGTKTEKNLMEAFAGESQARVKYGYFAKQAKKEGYVQISKIFKETSKNEREHAKLWFKALHNGSIPSTAEALKMAAAGENYETTDMYVRMAKEAREEGFNEIAALFEGVGKVEAHHEARYRELLKKLEAGQIFKSTEGEEWICQNCGVIIKSKDAPAKCPVCAHPQAYFKRNRKDY; this is encoded by the coding sequence ATGAAATCATTAAAAGGAACAAAAACTGAAAAAAATTTAATGGAAGCTTTCGCTGGCGAAAGTCAAGCTCGTGTAAAATATGGTTATTTTGCTAAGCAAGCTAAAAAAGAAGGTTACGTTCAAATTAGCAAAATCTTTAAAGAAACTAGTAAAAATGAACGTGAACATGCAAAACTTTGATTCAAAGCTTTACATAACGGTAGTATTCCTTCAACTGCTGAAGCACTTAAAATGGCTGCTGCAGGTGAAAATTACGAAACTACTGATATGTATGTAAGAATGGCCAAAGAAGCCCGTGAGGAAGGATTCAATGAAATTGCCGCATTATTTGAAGGTGTAGGGAAAGTTGAAGCTCATCACGAAGCACGTTACCGTGAATTATTAAAAAAACTTGAAGCAGGACAAATTTTCAAATCAACTGAAGGTGAAGAATGAATTTGCCAAAACTGTGGTGTAATAATAAAAAGCAAAGACGCTCCAGCTAAATGTCCTGTTTGTGCACACCCACAAGCTTACTTCAAACGTAATCGTAAAGATTACTAA
- the rpmA gene encoding 50S ribosomal protein L27, giving the protein MKFFNQINLQFFASKKGVGSTKNGRDSNPKYLGAKLADGQFAKAGEIIYRQRGTRIYPGKHVGQGRDHTLFAKVAGIVKYSPYKATKTKVEIITK; this is encoded by the coding sequence ATGAAATTTTTTAATCAAATTAATTTACAATTCTTTGCGAGCAAAAAAGGAGTAGGTTCAACTAAGAACGGACGTGACTCTAATCCAAAATACCTTGGTGCCAAATTAGCTGATGGCCAATTTGCTAAGGCTGGAGAAATTATTTATCGTCAAAGAGGAACACGTATTTATCCTGGTAAACATGTTGGTCAAGGTCGTGATCACACATTGTTTGCCAAAGTTGCTGGTATTGTGAAATATTCACCATACAAAGCAACTAAAACTAAGGTTGAAATTATTACTAAGTAA
- the rplU gene encoding 50S ribosomal protein L21, with product MLAIVLIGGKQYSVDINHEIYVEKLPNKVGDVVQFTQVLMVNDKIGNPYLKDAVVECEVIKQGKQRKIDVIHHISQKHHTRKYGHRQPYTKLKVKAIKG from the coding sequence ATGTTAGCAATCGTTTTGATTGGTGGCAAACAATATAGTGTTGACATCAATCACGAAATTTATGTTGAAAAATTACCAAATAAAGTTGGTGATGTTGTACAATTTACTCAAGTCTTAATGGTTAATGACAAAATTGGTAATCCTTACTTAAAGGATGCTGTTGTTGAATGTGAAGTAATTAAACAAGGTAAACAACGTAAAATTGATGTTATTCACCACATTAGTCAAAAACACCATACACGCAAGTATGGTCATAGACAACCTTACACAAAATTGAAAGTGAAAGCAATCAAAGGATAA
- the metK gene encoding S-adenosylmethionine synthetase has protein sequence MNVKPLSIITSESVGIGHPDKICDQIADNVLTKCLSVDPNSRVACEVFACNRLIVIGGEITTKAYVDVIRCAWEVLLPLGYKENDFDIMNNINHQSSEISAMVNKKNKLGAGDIGVMYGYATNETPEYLPLPYIFATKALFHINNLTFKKKLKGAKFDSKCQVSAYYDEAMKPVGIDNVIISLQHEKNADLKKLSNEIKEKVLLPLAVEYKVNKDFDVYLNQNGTFIVGGPIGDTGLTGRKLMVDTYGTIGRHGGGAFSGKDYTKVDRTGAYLARYIAKNLVAARVADRIEIQLAYNIGSEKPVSMYVDTFNTHKIKKENIYKIINELIDFSLTNIVSMFQLKSFNYSKCSVYGHFNNLTINKPWEELNLVDKIKVLMKKR, from the coding sequence ATGAATGTAAAACCCTTATCAATTATTACTAGTGAAAGTGTAGGTATTGGTCATCCTGATAAAATTTGTGACCAAATTGCTGATAATGTTTTAACTAAGTGTCTAAGCGTTGATCCTAATAGTCGTGTTGCATGTGAAGTTTTTGCTTGCAACCGATTAATTGTGATTGGTGGAGAAATTACAACAAAAGCCTATGTAGATGTTATTCGATGTGCTTGGGAGGTATTATTACCATTAGGATACAAAGAAAATGACTTTGACATTATGAATAATATTAATCATCAATCAAGTGAAATTAGTGCGATGGTTAATAAGAAAAATAAATTGGGAGCTGGCGATATCGGTGTAATGTATGGGTATGCAACAAATGAAACTCCTGAATATTTACCATTACCTTATATTTTTGCAACTAAAGCACTTTTCCATATTAATAATCTCACTTTTAAGAAAAAGTTAAAAGGTGCGAAATTTGATTCGAAGTGTCAAGTAAGTGCTTACTACGATGAAGCAATGAAGCCGGTCGGTATTGATAATGTCATCATTTCTTTACAACATGAAAAAAATGCTGATTTAAAGAAATTAAGTAATGAAATTAAAGAAAAAGTTTTATTACCATTAGCAGTTGAATATAAAGTTAATAAAGATTTTGATGTTTATTTAAACCAAAATGGAACATTTATTGTTGGTGGGCCAATTGGTGACACTGGATTAACAGGAAGAAAACTAATGGTTGATACATATGGAACCATTGGTCGTCATGGTGGCGGTGCTTTTAGTGGTAAGGATTACACAAAAGTAGATCGAACTGGTGCTTATTTAGCTCGATATATTGCTAAAAATCTTGTAGCTGCAAGAGTTGCTGATCGTATCGAAATTCAATTAGCCTATAACATTGGTAGTGAAAAACCTGTATCAATGTATGTTGATACATTTAATACTCACAAGATTAAAAAAGAAAATATCTATAAAATAATCAATGAATTAATTGATTTTTCATTAACTAATATTGTTTCAATGTTTCAATTAAAATCATTTAATTATTCTAAATGTAGTGTTTATGGTCACTTTAATAATTTAACAATTAACAAACCATGAGAAGAACTTAATTTAGTAGATAAGATTAAGGTTTTAATGAAAAAACGTTAA
- a CDS encoding acyl carrier protein — MSTQNIISLINKVAKVNNLRIQVSEADLDKGLRELGLDSLTVVSIVVGVENELKIRIADEALGQIKTLRELIYELEHANA; from the coding sequence ATGAGTACACAAAACATTATTAGTTTAATTAACAAAGTCGCTAAAGTTAATAACCTACGAATTCAAGTTAGCGAAGCAGATTTAGACAAAGGATTACGTGAATTAGGATTAGATTCATTGACAGTTGTTAGTATTGTTGTTGGTGTTGAAAATGAATTAAAAATCCGTATCGCTGATGAAGCACTGGGTCAAATTAAAACATTGCGCGAATTAATTTATGAATTAGAACATGCAAATGCATAG
- a CDS encoding DNA-binding protein hu-alpha: MAKIQLKGKNMLKNTNEIIAAVADKTELSKREVSDVFKALADIIAKQLEKGAVVPFLGLGRFRVSKRNARNGINPITKKPMKIPARNVVKFTPAKFLKEQVR; encoded by the coding sequence ATGGCTAAAATTCAATTGAAAGGTAAAAACATGTTAAAAAATACAAACGAAATTATTGCTGCTGTAGCTGATAAAACTGAATTATCTAAGCGAGAAGTAAGTGATGTTTTTAAAGCTTTAGCTGATATTATTGCTAAGCAATTAGAAAAAGGAGCTGTAGTTCCTTTCTTAGGATTAGGACGTTTCCGTGTTAGCAAACGTAATGCACGTAACGGTATTAACCCTATTACTAAGAAACCAATGAAAATTCCAGCTCGTAACGTGGTTAAATTCACTCCAGCTAAATTTTTAAAAGAACAAGTTCGTTAA
- the dnaK gene encoding HSP70 family molecular chaperone DnaK translates to MPKYWYNILQNHIIEVKIMANKNVIIGIDLGTTNSCVSVIEGTKPRVLETPEGKRTVPSVVSLKNGEFIVGEAAKRQMITNPNTIYSIKRKMGTNEKVKLGDKEYTPEEISAKILSYIKSYAEQKLGHPVKKAVITVPAYFNDAQRNATKNAGKIAGLEVERIINEPTAAALAYGLDKTDKAQKLLVCDLGGGTFDVSLLEIADGTFEVLATSGDTYLGGDDWDHKIINWIVDEVKKDHGLDLTKDKMAMQRLKEAAEKAKIDLSGSKETQILLPYLSMSKDGPINVEKTLTRATFENLCRDLIARCKKPIEDVMKDAKLRYEQIDQVLMVGGSSRMPMFQELVKSLTHKPLNMTINPDEVVAVGAAIQGGVLTGDVNDILLLDVTPLTLSIETLGGIATPLINRNTTIPVSKSQIFSTAVDNQPAVDIHVVQGERSMAKDNKSLGTFNLSGIDPAPKGVPQIQITFNIDANGIINVSAKDLKSNKEASITIKDSGNLKEEEINRMVKEAEENKEKDAQIKEQAEIRYKAESLISSFEASQNDEKFKNLPQEQKDMANKQIEELKQLLKDQKWDELKQKIIAFEQIASQFAQYQQSQNSEANNSSDRDTVKPEETKN, encoded by the coding sequence GTGCCAAAATATTGATATAATATTCTACAAAATCACATTATTGAGGTAAAAATTATGGCAAATAAAAACGTAATTATTGGTATTGACCTTGGAACAACTAACTCTTGTGTTAGTGTAATTGAAGGAACAAAACCACGTGTATTAGAAACTCCAGAAGGTAAAAGAACAGTTCCTTCAGTAGTTTCATTAAAAAATGGTGAATTCATTGTTGGAGAAGCAGCTAAAAGACAAATGATCACAAACCCAAATACGATTTATTCAATTAAACGTAAAATGGGTACTAATGAAAAAGTTAAATTAGGTGATAAAGAATATACACCTGAAGAAATTAGTGCAAAGATTTTAAGTTACATTAAATCATATGCTGAACAAAAACTAGGGCATCCAGTTAAAAAAGCTGTTATTACTGTTCCTGCATATTTTAATGATGCACAACGAAATGCTACTAAAAATGCTGGAAAAATTGCTGGACTTGAAGTTGAACGAATTATTAATGAACCAACTGCAGCTGCACTAGCATATGGCTTGGATAAAACTGATAAAGCACAAAAATTATTAGTTTGTGACCTAGGTGGTGGTACGTTCGATGTATCATTATTAGAAATTGCTGATGGAACTTTTGAAGTACTTGCAACAAGTGGAGATACATATCTAGGTGGAGATGATTGAGACCATAAAATTATTAATTGAATTGTTGATGAAGTAAAAAAAGATCATGGCCTTGATTTAACAAAAGACAAAATGGCAATGCAACGATTAAAAGAAGCTGCTGAAAAAGCCAAAATTGATCTAAGTGGTTCAAAAGAAACTCAAATTTTGCTTCCTTACTTATCAATGAGTAAAGACGGTCCAATTAATGTGGAAAAAACATTAACACGAGCTACATTTGAAAATTTATGTCGTGATTTAATTGCACGTTGTAAAAAACCAATTGAAGATGTAATGAAAGACGCTAAACTTAGATATGAACAAATTGATCAAGTTTTAATGGTTGGAGGAAGTAGCCGAATGCCAATGTTCCAAGAATTGGTTAAATCATTAACTCATAAGCCACTAAATATGACAATTAACCCTGATGAAGTTGTTGCTGTTGGTGCTGCAATTCAAGGTGGTGTATTGACTGGTGATGTTAACGATATCTTATTACTTGATGTAACACCATTAACATTAAGTATTGAAACACTTGGAGGAATTGCAACACCTTTAATTAATAGAAACACAACAATTCCAGTAAGTAAGAGTCAAATTTTTTCAACAGCAGTTGATAATCAACCCGCAGTTGATATCCATGTTGTTCAAGGTGAACGTTCAATGGCAAAAGACAACAAGTCATTAGGAACATTCAATTTATCAGGAATTGATCCTGCTCCAAAAGGTGTACCACAAATTCAAATTACATTTAACATTGATGCTAACGGAATTATTAATGTTAGTGCAAAGGACTTAAAGAGCAATAAAGAAGCAAGTATTACCATTAAAGATTCTGGCAACTTAAAAGAAGAAGAAATTAACCGAATGGTTAAAGAAGCTGAAGAAAATAAAGAAAAAGATGCTCAAATTAAAGAACAAGCAGAAATTCGCTATAAAGCTGAAAGTTTAATTAGTAGTTTTGAAGCAAGCCAAAATGATGAAAAATTCAAAAACTTACCTCAAGAACAAAAAGACATGGCAAATAAACAAATTGAAGAATTAAAACAACTTTTAAAAGATCAAAAATGAGATGAATTAAAACAAAAAATCATTGCCTTTGAACAAATTGCAAGTCAATTTGCTCAATATCAACAAAGTCAAAACTCAGAAGCTAATAATAGTAGTGATAGAGATACTGTTAAACCAGAAGAAACTAAGAACTAA